From the Coffea eugenioides isolate CCC68of chromosome 1, Ceug_1.0, whole genome shotgun sequence genome, the window ATTATTGACCTGGCAAGTGGTCAGCATACATGTAGGggcaacaaaaaaaagaaatgatcaTAAAGAAAATTTTACTCGTTTTTCCAGGCGtacaaaatcaatgaaaatccCTGACCTTGTGACCCGGAATTTTGCGAACCTGGCCTACTGAACACAGACGGATTTGAGGAGACGGTGGAGTGGCGGTTTCGCAGCTTCTCGGCCGAGAGACAGGTTTGAAACAGGAAAACAGCATTGCCCATAACATTCCCAAAGAACCAACTATGAACATCCCAGTACACTTCCACCGGCAGTCCATCCACCAAAATAGTCTCGTTCCCCCTGAACTTCCACCGCAGCCGCTTCACCTGCAACACCGCTCTGCTATCCACGCTGATGGCCAGAGATGGATCGTTAATCCCCCCAGTATCGCACTCAATTTCGATGTCATGTATCGGCCCGTGGTCACAGAATTGAGCCTTTGTAGTGTATACTCTCTTCCCAAAGATGTGCTCTCTTTTGGCAATAAACACCGTATTAGATGCAACAGGGCTAGTACCTATTTTCTTATACACTTCCTTTTGCAAATCCCCGAGGAGTAGGACAAGTTCTTGGTTAAATGCAACAGCTAAATAGAAACCCTCTAGCGGTTCCGGGCCAAAACCAAATTTTGCGGATGAAAAATCCCAATATATGTCAATTGCAGTGGAATCGGCCTCTGAACTTCTGAACCCTTTTCTTGGAGTAAATAACCAAGGCTTAATATCAACCTTGCAGACGCATTCATTGGTTGAACTCCGAATTCCAATGCTAACTCCTTGCCCCATCAAATTCTTGGACCAGGTAATGGTAATGAAGCATGAAGTGCCCTGAAACTGCGTCTGATAGACGCATGTAACGAGATTCTGAGAAGCTTTACTAGAATTTGATGATGCTGGGGAAGAATCAGCAACCTGGACCCCACTTTCATTGAAACAAGAAGGGAAGTCCCTCATTATCTGTGAATCTATAGCTCAATTAATTTTCTTCTCCAACTTCATTCAAGCTGTGCGATCCCCAGCTATAAATTCCTGCTCTTGTAGCAACTTAAATTAGATGAATTTGTAGGAGCTCAAACTAGATGAGGAACCAAGCATTTGCTCCCATGTTCTGATGGAGCAAGATGTTGATATGTTTCCAAATGAAAAGTGACTATTCTATTGGATGAGCTGTAGGTTTGTGTACAAAagcatgcttctttgtcaaatcCTAGTCGATCAGTGCTCAAAGTCTGTAAAGAATGTCTGCACCAAAAGACTTGGGTTGCAGGAAAGGGAGGAAAAGGCTAGCAGATGAGATCAGAAAATTGAGTGCTAAAAGACAAAGCTTTACCGAGGAAGGAGAAGTGGTTGGAAGTTTACTCATCAATGAATGAAACGGGCAATTGGGCTGCAAATGGACACTTGTTAGGCACGTTATGTTATGTTATACAGCGACACGAACAGGAAAAGCAAACTCCCTTTCCCCACGGTGGTGTCACTCTCATTGTCTCAGCTGGTAATGGAGTGCCATTATTGTAGCAGACATGCCAAGACCCCAAGAATTCCAGCAGTTACAGAGACAACAGAAACCAAATTCTTTATTATTATCTTTTCGTGGGGATATTAACTCGATCAAAGTTAAACTAAACGACCATATATTCCCTGGAGGGTCAGATAATCTTCTGTCTGGAATTCGGAATGTCAGATAAGTTGTGGTATAACCCAAAGGGATCTTAGCTGCCTTTCCTTCTCTTTGTCCTCCTCCCTCGACATGACGTGTCTTCGAGTTCTTGATAGCCCGAGAGGGGAAACTATACATATATGTACTCCTGTAATTTTCATTTCCCGCGGGGCTCCAAGAAAGACGAATTTAGCCACCGGGGCAGATAATAGGAAAATGAATAAAGCATTCGGTTAGGGGTGCAAGCGGAGCTAATCTAACTGAACATCCTAATGATTAATCTTGTTTGATCATTTTAATGAGACTTCGAAATTTTGTTCATATTTAATGAGAGTTTGTTTCTTAAGTTGAATTTGAACGAGTTTATTATTGAACATAAAATAATGTTCAAACTTGAATTTATTAATTGGCAAACCAATCTCGAACGAGCTCCTATCAAACCAAATTCGTTTCGAGTCAATTGATTATCTTTCAGCCTTACATGCTAATCTGGATTCTGGAGAGGCAATGATGAATTATGAGTGCAATTATCATATTCATTGCAATCCGACCAATTATGACGCAACTGAATCAGTCAAGTCGTGAACTCATGGCCCCCCCCCacccccacaataagtgtaataGTGTATTATATCTTTCCAGATCATACCTGGATCTGATCCTTTCCgctatataaaattaatttcttCGTCTTTAAAACAGAATGGAAGGTAATTTCCTGTTTGGTTATTTGAAGATTTTTAGAAGGTGAAGTTGCGTCTCCGCCCTAAATATCTTCTCACGTGTAATTTTCGTATTAATTAGGCGGTGGTCGGTCGGCCTACATATGATGTACGACGCCCAAACCAATCTTGTTTTGAAACCTAATCACAATTAATTCTTCCAACTTGATAGAAGTGCTAATGTGACCGTTTCCCTTACGCAATTAATACAGCCACAGCATTTAAATGATGCGGTCCAGAAGCCTCTAATTACGACCACCCACGAATAATTACTAGTACTACCTAGTCGGAACTCAGAAGGCAGGAATTGGCATGAATTATGCTAATCAATTCAGCTTCCGTCCAACAAGAAGttaagagagagagggagtCGGCAGCGCTCAACTTGACCTCAGGCAGACAACATTGACCCTACTTAACCTGCTGGTAGACCCGGATTTGCAATTCGAGTTATTGGACTAGATCAAGACATCCGGGCATTTATTGAGCAAAATATTAATAATGGCTTTTCGGATGGATGGCCAAAATTTGCGTCTTAACTCATCATCATCATGTATATACACACGCTAATAATAAAATACATCAGATAGATTCctaattaattttatctttacaaaaaaataaaatacatttGTGCCTAATAACAACCTATCCAATCGAACGCCTCCTCGCCTTATCATGTACCGTCTCACCAGATGTTGTCCATTTATGCTTATTGCGAGGATGAAATTAGTGTTGATACCTGTCAGAAGAATCAGAATACACCAATTATTAGTCCaactccaacgctcaaattACAGTAGTGATTCTCTTCAGGAACCAGTAGTATTTTGCATGAGATTAGGTTAGTGGATAATATGGAGACGTGATAGGTCTTATAGCATTAATAATATATGTGAACGATTTCATCGtgtgccattttttttttttttttttggtttatctaGCCCGATTAGTCGGGGTATTATTCTAACAGTAATAGACACGCGTTAAGTATAAGAGTATCAAGAAAATGGAACCACCACCAATACTTCATTCTGGCATGTACAACGTTATTAGTGTAGCTTGCTGATGAAAACGGCAGAGAGCGGCAACGATGAGATCCAGAGAATCGAGTCCCCAGCCCCCTCCAGTGACGACTTTCTCAGGTTTGAAGGATTTGCATATGCCATGGTGTTTTTGCAAAGAAGAAAGTAAAAGAGACAGTAAGGTATATGTGAAAGTTGATCGTCCGTTTTCTTTTTGTGATTGAATCGTTGGTTTGCCCCCATTTGAGTAACCATCATGACGCTTAACAACCATAAATCATGTAGCTTTCCCTCATTTTGTAGGGTAAAAGTCGGAACGCTTGACTCAGTCCTTTGTCGCAATGTCATCCAAGTTTCAACCCTACCCACCATGTGTGCTGTGCAATTGAGAGGACCAGTCATCTTGGCTTTACCCGATCAAGCCCCATCCATTCTCATAAATCATAAACATGCTTCTCATCCACGTAAATTCCACATGCCATGTGTTGTATGATTTTTGAATAGACCTTCATGCGTTAAAGACGCTCATcgcattctctctctctctctctcttttattcattttttgagTTTGGGGTAAAGAAGATGAAACTGCATCCCACTCTAGTGACCATGCTTCACAGCCATGGTGTATTCTTTTTCGGTACGATGGAGGCACGTTAACTAAACACTAAACAAGGAGCTGAGCTAATTGAGTCTTATGAGGGTTGTTGGAGGATCTTTAAGAACATGTAGTTCAAAACCACAGCCTTGTATTCCACTATAGAAGAAATGGTTGTCCAAGAATTGAGGGGACAGCGGGCCACTAACCCTTCATGTTTTGGTGGAACTTTTGTTTTCAAAATAATGGTTGtcatttttgtttgattttacCAGAATTCTTCTTTTACTATAAGTTTCAATAAAATAtcctctaaattttttttttagtgaaagTTCTCTGTTTTTCATAGGGGTTCTTAGTTAAAATATTCTGCTTCTTCTAGGAGTGCTAGTGAgaatttgcttttttttttttcttcttttgttgttaGATCCaaatttatttcatatataGTTATCAGATCCGGAATTCTGTTGGGTCTTGAGTCTCTTTCGACAGATTGCATCATAATTATTGGAACTTAAACCTGTTGATTAGTGGATTTGACAATTGCAACTTGCGCAGGAGAGATGTACACTGATTTAATCTTGTGATCCTAACTTGCCCTGCATATAAGCGGATATCTAACCCTTTTTTGACCCAACTAAAAAATGTGGATCGAATATCCTATTTTTCAGATCAAATCGGATCGAATATAATGAATTTTCATATCAACGGATATTTTTGTCTATCCTTATTTAGAGATTCTGGATTTACATTTCTCTGCCGCTTCTTAAATTTCACCtctaaaaaaaaacactaaCTTGGACTGTCAATGGGTTGGGCCAGCCCGAGCTCGACTCGCTCGGCCCGACAGAAAGCCCGATGAGCCCGATCATTTAGTGAGCCGGTCTGAGTCTAAACCTAAAAAATAGGCCCGAATTAAATGTGAGCCGAGCTTGGGCCTTATTAGGCTCAAACCCGATATAGGCCCGGCCctttaattacctatatatataatatttatattttgatattatgtataattatatatccaaatatattattactaaatactaaatatatacataaattacaaaacacaaaaatacatctaaaaactctttcatgagctttcttgagagccaatattgataatgcataactaaatctctaatttttcttattggttgagtaaatttttgtattggcataatattggttgattttttttggtctacaaacacaaaaatcattAAGCATATTTGGATTTCAATcacaagattataaaaaaagtttcaacttttaaatatgtattggcttatgatcgcatgttttattactatttttcatgcattttgaatggattaaatataaatattgttgaaaatttttggtttatatacgttttaagaactattatttgttcatgtttagttttaatattatagtcttgtaaatgttaaattagttttacaacttaatagttatagtaattatattaagaaaattaaggagtaataagtgagTTTGGGCTAAGCCCGATTAAGACTCACAACCCgaatattatgtgagttgaATATGAGTTTCACATTTACGAACCCGAAACTCATAGTCCGAAACCCGAAAATGAttcaaattaaatgagttgAGTTTGAACTCATCGGCCCGATTGACAGGCCTAACACTAACACATAGAGAATACCAAATCAACGAACCACCGATAATAATAATTTCTTTAAGGGTTCAAATACATTGGCCGgcataacaattttgatcttgCAACCAGACTCGTTAACGGCCCGTAAGTTGAAAGGAATATGTAAGTTTGTTTGGACAGCTGATTATTTtctcaaatatatttgcttacatcatcattataattttcaatatatttttttatctcatatacatcacattacaaaaaatgctacagtaaaaatatctcaaataacttatAATCCAAACAAAAGCCTGCAAATTAAAAACTCAACGTCGACGGCCATGGGCAAAATAAATGGCAACGCTTGATAATGAGAATGGACCTAGGCCTTCACCAGAGCCGGCAAAAGGGCGTGTAGCCCAAATCTAATCCATTTTAAGATCATCAAAAGTAGGGTCACATCAAATGCTACTTCAGGTTAAGGCAGTGAAGAATCGACTCAAAATTTGATCTTTTCACGTCCATCTTTTGCTTTTGTCATCCATTTCTTTAGTACGCTTTGTTATTTGCCTTTATTGGTAATTCACAAGGACCTGTATTGCCGTTACTTTATAGAAATTTACCTTATAATTCGATGACCCTTTTGTCTACTGCTTCTAAACCAGCAAGATTACTctgcattttcctttttctggaAGTAACAAAGCATCTTTGTAGAAATCATTTTTCTAATTATGGATGTTTTCACAACACTTTCGGCTTAAATTCTTTGTCTACTATAGAAGCGCTCATGAATTTATGTTTAAGATCTTCGAAGTCCAAGATGTTACATAAAACTATAAAAGGTCATTAACATTTGAGTGGGTTTAAGTTACTTACTTGGTAACCTTAACTGTGCCTATGCCACCTTTTGCATAAAAGTCACAAACCACAATAGATACTTTTACTGTCTAACGGGGTAGCTCAACCggtgtaattgtttctttttagGCATGTCCATCATAATTCGAGTCATGCTGTTAATACGTTCGGAGTGGGTTGGGGCGCCCTCTCCCGAGCTGCTGGGGATTAGTTGGGCCAAAGGCCTGGACACTCCTGTGTcagactaaaaaaaaaaaaacaatagatacttttacctttttttttgttggcaagaaaaaattttgattaactaaaaaattcatattttccTTCGCTATATGTAAGATCCAAAATAATTAAAGAAAGAATGAATGTCGTTGGGTAATAAATCCAGAGCAGTTCGACCAACAGAGTTGAGAAAATGAATGGTCCAAACACCATTCATTAGTGATACAGAAGAATACGCTTTGTCCTCCATTGCATCTCATGTAAAACAAACGGATGTGTTGTTAATCATCACTACATAAATAAACACCTAAAAATAAGATATGAGTCAACAGAAAGTAATTATTTATTTCCATGAAAGAACGCCAAATACATGCATCACATGGCAGTAAAGATGAAAGAGCAGACTAATGTGACGAGTTGATATTTGAGAATAAAGTGATGAAAGCAAAAGAGGTTGCAGATTTCACTCGTTCTTATTCCTTGAAATTCACTTAACTACACAAAGAGACTGCTAGTGTTCAAACAAACACAGGGTTGAATGATTAGGACGTGGATGAAGTCACGGAAAGGTCAAATTTAGCATTGATGgacttgaaaaaaaagagagagagagagagagaaggtaGAAGTTAGGGTAATAGTGTGTGATGATAAAAAAGAAGCATTGATTGCCTTACCAGAGTGTTTAACAATGTTGTTGATGCAGAGATTTTGACAGTTATTGTGGACTTCCGATATGGGGATGTTTGACTTGGAAGGTGATTCTTATGAGCTAGTACAACACATGATGAGCCTGATTATTCATACATTGATACTTGAGTGGAACAAGCTCAATTACTATTGCAttcaacattaaaaaaaaaaaaaaaatgcaggatTGTACATGTACACAGGTGATAGGACAGGGAATGCTGCACATGTTCTTGCGCATTTTGGGATTAGTTTGAAGTCTAAACTTGTTTGGTGGGATGATTAAATATTTCTATTGGTGGGGATGAATGAGAGTTAtcttttcattaaaaaaaaaatagcagaaCAGAATCCTAATTAAGCAGAGATTGTCGATAAAATTAATATTCACGGATTAGGTAGAGATTGTCAAGAAAATTAATATTCAcgaataattaattaaataacaagaGGCAAAACAAAACATGAGATTCCCTCTCGGCTATGTGGTGGCCGCATAATAAACTGTAAAAATTTTGGCTTCATCAACTCCTATCCAATTTGTTGTCTATACTGCTTAGttttaaagcaaaaaaaaaacagattaAAAAGGTTTATCGTGGCTCGATGTAGTTTGTACAGCGTAAGACAAATAATCCCGTGAAATCGTGGCATCAACTTTTATCAACCATCCACCAGTTTGTCGATGCCTTCACATTATTGTTTTATACTCTTTGATTGGAACAGTTAATGAAATTTTAAGAATTTTAATTGTCGTTTGCACTCTGCAGAGATCACTTAGCCCGCTGGTTTCCACGGACTCCTAATGCTTAAACTTGAAGCCAGTTTCGGAGTCAGTGCTAGTTGGTCAACgtgttttcttttccctccattaCATAAAAGATACTAAGACCTATTTTCATGTTCATACAGATCAACAAGTGTGAgttaaaataattatatttacTTAGTACTAGTTGTCTTGATTATATCCCTTCATTAATCATGTTATTCCATTCAAACTAACTAGCTAGTGGCTCATGTTCTTAAATCATTCTTGGAACTTGACACTCTTTTAATCATTCTCTGGAGGGGGGAAGGGGCGAGGGGTTCAAAAAATGAAACCCTGCTGGCTAAAAAGTAGGTTTCATTTCTCCTAATTAAGCAGGCCAAAAAAGAAACACACacagtttttaaaaaaaaaaaaatttactgaTGGTCCTCGACAATCGCATGATTTCCCCCACTTAAAACGGATCTGAGGATAGTTATTATGGAATACTACTATATGTTAAATTAAACTCCAGCGTCATACCACTAATATACAATCCTTCTCCAAACTAGAGAAAAGGTGGCAAAATGAAGTGAGACGACCGAATTACAGCTTCCAATGTTCGTATACAGTGAGTACAATACAAACATTGCCAAAGCTAACAAAATGTTAAGAAGTTCTTTTGCCATTTGGTTTTCTTTCCTTATGGTAGAAGAAGGTAAACTTGCATGACCAATGTTTGTCAACAGATGCATCATTAACATACAGATTGTAGCAAATTATCTTTCTCCCCAATCGACTTCAGCGGGCGTGGGCAGCGAGGCCGAAAGGCCAACTACCTTAGCTTCTGCCCAAGCCTAATGCCCTCCTTGATGAGTGAAGGCCAACTACGTCGTAAGAAGGACCCTTTTTGTCTGTCATCTTCTTTCGATTAGGGTCGGGGTTAGAAGTTCAATAGGAAGAACGCCACGGTGACTGAATGAAAGTACTCTATTAAAGACGGGGGCAGCTTTTAGAAATTGGAAAGGTGGATGGTCTGGATATCCCGTCAGAGTACAAATCTGGTCTTGTCTTCATTCCATTATTGTCCTGCACGCTGGAATCTGAattaaccccaaaaaaaaaaaaaaaaatctctgaAAAAGTAGATACACTTTTCAGGGAGTCTGCCACCAGAAGCAAAGACCAAGGCTTCGTCTCCTGCTTCTGCTTCTGTGTCGTGCAGCCGTGCTAGGCTGCTTAGCatatttagaaaattagaagcATGTAAGTAACTTAaaaaccaagaaacaagaagTGCCAGAAATATAAAGGTCTTAATGATACcattaaatttatttatgtaTCGATATAATTGAGGACAATAGGGGACCAGATGCATGCATAACAATGAACTGTCAACATTACATCAATTTCTTTTCAGATTTCCATAATTTTCTACATTAATCACATTTGCAGCCACTCgtattcttttctttcctcaaaAAGATGCAGAGATTCGACTCTCATTGCTATCCATTCACCACCTTATTACCTTGAACGCCTTTCCTCCCTAAAACAATGACGTGATCTTAATTAATGGCTAGGGGCCCGCAAAAATTTCACATCCGTCCACCCATGCCTGACATCTTACGACCATCATCGGAGAATTTTGATTTCGTACAGCGGCAGCGCTCATCATCTGGTGATGATGAAGTAATGAGACTGACAAGAAGATCGGCAAAAGCTCCGACGATGAATTTGTGGGTTCTCTTGGGATTGAGAGACAGATAGCAGGTGAGAAGCTCGTGCAAGTAGTCCCAATTGGCTGCAACGTCGATCAGGTCATGGGCCTCCACCATTTCTTGCATGGACCGTCGAAAGTCCATGAAAGGGTCTGGCGAATAGGTCGCAACAGCAATGCTTCCTCCCACGACGCTGTCGGGTTCGGTCGGGATGCCCGGAGACGACGAGGAGGTTGACGATAGGGACGATGAGGAGTCTATGATGGAGTTAGAACGGCCAGGAGAGGAGCAGAAAAAGCGTTGGGATGCGAAGACGGTGGAGAAGTCCGGGGTGGAGGAGGTGGTGTAGGATTCGGAGGAGGAGAGGTCGTCGtcggaggtggtggtggcggaCGTGGGGTGGGGAAAGGACTTGGAATAGGTGGTGCAGTCAAAAGTGAAATCGTAGAGGGAGTTGAAGTTCTTGATGAGGACTGATGCTGCGGAGCTGGATAGGGAACGGCTGTGCTCAGCTTGGATCGAGGATTGGGGAGATGAGGGTGCCGTGATATTTGTGAAGCAAAGATTTATGTTTCTTCCCAGATTGCTTGGCATTTTTTCTCGCCCTATAATCTTCTTGCTTAATTTACACTCTCCACTTTGGACTCAGGGAGAAGGGAGGGAGGGAATATGATTATTGGTATGATATGATGAGTTTTTTGAGTTGGAGAGGTGGAATTGGGGAGGATAGATAGATGCAGTGCGTTCACTGTTCACTATTCGGACAAGAGTTTGGCGCTTAGAACCTATAGGCTGGCTGGCCAACCCATATTTATGTATACTGAGACTTGTGAAGTGAGAGAATCTCATTGATCATATAAGAGGAAGGAACTTGCAAATTTAAACTCCGTTTGGATTATTATTTTTAGAAGTTTCTATAGAAATATATACCATAACGATTTGATTTCTATATATCAtaatgatttgatgtatatgaaataaaaaaataattaaaaaatatgtccACGAAAACGtaataattttttacaaaaaaaaatgaccaTAAAAAATGTCCCACTTGTACAACCCTTACATTCACAAAATATGCGTTCGTGTCTGTATATCATTTTAGAGGGATGTGTACATCAAAACTTCAAACTTTCAAGTACTAGTTTTCAAATACTATTGATGCTGTATTATTGGTAACAAAAGATGGATTTATTTATTGTCCCGTATTCCTCCATTACCATACATATCATGATATATGGTAGCTGTAAATATCTAATTAGTACAGGGCAAAACAAATCCAGCAAAATGCAACTAGCGAAGGAGTGAAAGCGGGAGGGTGGGGCTTAGGGGTCATTGGAGTTGGTGAAGATTTTGTAGCTTGTTCCTGGCCCCTTGGGACTTAAAAGGCGACTACTCAGCGGCATTAGCAAAATGCAATAGGAGCTGGTGGGTTGTGGACCTCGTTCTCAATTAATGGACGCATATCAATATTTATGTTATATACAtcatatttataaaaaatatatatatctaaaaggtcaaaagaaaaagagaaaacataaaaaaagggagggggCCGGATAGAGGATGGATAGAAatgaactttaaaaaaaaaaattcagaagaaGAACAAGAATTTCATGTCTTACGATGataatcatccatcaaatccaCCGCTGGAGTGTGGCAATTTGAAACCGAAAATGTGTAGAGAGCTAGTATCAGTATGTACTAGTCCCTTACTGATCTTGGTGCTCGGTCCGCTTCTTCTTCACTCATCTAAACTCTAAAGCCAGCCTGCTTCACTAATATACGAGTGTGTTTAAATAGCAAATTAtttgaaattaattttttttttttaaaaagtaatgtaatattttttttatgtgatacatgtgaaataaaaagataattaaaaatatatttataatacaatcaaataatttttggcaTATAAAAACCTATTCAGACAGACAAATTACGGATATGAAAAGTAATTAATGAATGGGTCGAATCGAAGTTGTACACAAATTTTTGCTGAAGCTGCTAGAATATGTGGGCTTGTTTCAGTTTCAGGTGCCGTCGTGCAAAATGATTGCGGTCTGGTATTCTGTTTTAGTCTACTCAAAATACTGCTCAAATACTACAATTTAGGACTTAGGCCATGATGATATCTTCTGTCTTGTATGATAATCAATAGATCCTACGACTTTCACACGTACGTGAAAATTCAGAAAGGATATTCTTGACTGCAAAGCAGCCATGGACATGCTGCCCggattacaaaaataaatgcaTATATAATAGCCTTTTCTTTCACGGGCGGGTGGATTGGGATCATGACAAACGGTAAGAGATAAGAGAGGGATGACATGCTTCACATCATTACTATCTACAAAGACAATATATGAAAGTTTCATTCAAACAATTAACCCTATCATCGCTACTTATAAAGAGTCCTATTAAAAATTCATTATCCCCGGCCGCCATATATCAGAAACTGTGACTTGTTTAAGCATTAGGAGTGAAGGAGCACGCATCATGGAATTAATTAATTGTGTCTTCATTGAAGCTTACGGTTGCCCAACAGTCGATCGACGACATGCATGCACAAATACAAATATACAAATGCCGCGGAGATAGCACATTCGGAATCTTTGCATATCTAAAAGACTCGAGTTAATAatgctggtttttttttttttggaggggggggggggggggggggggtactTGAGTTCAAGCTCAATGGTCCAcctaattattttatttgtacATGAATCGATCGTAGTATCCCACGTGAGATAAGGATTTGAAATATTGGCTGGCAGCGGCAATATCTGTACATTTTTATGATACATAGTAGTAATAATTTGTGGCTGCTGTATGCAAATAGATACAGACATCCCAAAGGAAACCGCTGCTGCATATGATGCTCCAATTTCTGACTGACAATTCATCCTCTCCTGCAGAGTCTTGAATATTTAATGACAGTGGCACTTATGTAAGACTTCCTCACACTTTCCGTAAGTGGAGTTACAAGGAAGCCGGGAAAAGGACggcccaaaagaaaaagaaagaaagaatgaaaaatcGAACATTCATATATGAAGTTGGTTCTATGACTTCTGCTATAGATTCTAGGTAGAAAGTCGATCAATGGTGGCGGCCCAGATACCTATTTTAAGGATGCAAGTTGTGATAAATGAAGAGGATCCACAGGATTAAGTTTGTGAATGTTGGAACAAATTTGGACTGTTAATTAGAGATGTTTATTACTAAGAAGAACTACTTCATTCACTCCCAAACATATTACTGCTACTTTGGCTCATGTCATATGCAATAGCAGTTGCATTAGGTTCAGAATTATGACCAAGCAAACCAGTAAAAGATTGGAACCCTATGGCATAACAAAAAAACTACCCGTACGAAATAGacacatttttattttaatcCTTTCAAGGTCCTAATTACTAAACGGCATCTATATAACACAACCAGCCATACGTGGAACAGAGCATTTGATGTTCCAAGTCTGGATACACCATACATCCTTATTAA encodes:
- the LOC113778597 gene encoding uncharacterized protein LOC113778597, with translation MRDFPSCFNESGVQVADSSPASSNSSKASQNLVTCVYQTQFQGTSCFITITWSKNLMGQGVSIGIRSSTNECVCKVDIKPWLFTPRKGFRSSEADSTAIDIYWDFSSAKFGFGPEPLEGFYLAVAFNQELVLLLGDLQKEVYKKIGTSPVASNTVFIAKREHIFGKRVYTTKAQFCDHGPIHDIEIECDTGGINDPSLAISVDSRAVLQVKRLRWKFRGNETILVDGLPVEVYWDVHSWFFGNVMGNAVFLFQTCLSAEKLRNRHSTVSSNPSVFSRPGSQNSGSQGQGFSLILYAWKNE
- the LOC113751067 gene encoding transcription repressor OFP12-like, which produces MPSNLGRNINLCFTNITAPSSPQSSIQAEHSRSLSSSAASVLIKNFNSLYDFTFDCTTYSKSFPHPTSATTTSDDDLSSSESYTTSSTPDFSTVFASQRFFCSSPGRSNSIIDSSSSLSSTSSSSPGIPTEPDSVVGGSIAVATYSPDPFMDFRRSMQEMVEAHDLIDVAANWDYLHELLTCYLSLNPKRTHKFIVGAFADLLVSLITSSSPDDERCRCTKSKFSDDGRKMSGMGGRM